In Streptomyces violaceusniger Tu 4113, one DNA window encodes the following:
- a CDS encoding alpha/beta hydrolase, whose protein sequence is MCRARSPPPGCGPAETAHREHPVAKTNVTFDSVGVPLAGHLYLPDTPAPGPRPAIVVGHPGSGVKEQAAGLYARRLAERGFVTLAFDAAHQGESGGEPRGLEDPAHRVEDLKAAVSYLTTRGDVDAERIGALGICASGGYVLPATASDHRIKAVATVSAVDIARQFRLGADGTQDPAVFQGMLDAAAQARTTEARGEAPPVLTLFPDTAEQARALGGEHGAEGFDYYRTPRAGHARSARFFTWTSIDKMATFDAFAPIPLIGQRPLLMTVGTRAVTSWMSVEAFQRAIGPKELHWIDGASHVDLYDKKQYVDPAIEKLAGFFSEHLGQR, encoded by the coding sequence ATGTGCCGGGCGCGGAGCCCACCGCCTGGGTGCGGCCCCGCCGAGACAGCGCATAGGGAGCATCCCGTGGCGAAGACCAACGTCACCTTCGACAGTGTCGGCGTCCCGCTCGCCGGCCACCTCTACCTTCCCGACACCCCGGCACCGGGCCCGCGCCCGGCGATCGTCGTCGGCCACCCCGGCAGCGGTGTGAAGGAGCAGGCCGCCGGTCTGTACGCGCGGCGCCTGGCCGAGCGGGGCTTTGTCACGCTCGCCTTCGACGCGGCCCACCAGGGCGAGAGCGGCGGCGAGCCACGCGGTCTGGAGGATCCCGCCCACCGCGTCGAGGACCTCAAGGCGGCCGTCTCCTACCTCACCACCCGCGGCGACGTCGACGCAGAGCGCATCGGGGCACTCGGCATCTGCGCCTCCGGCGGCTACGTACTGCCCGCCACCGCGAGCGATCACCGCATCAAGGCCGTCGCCACGGTCAGTGCCGTCGACATCGCCCGCCAGTTCCGCCTGGGAGCCGACGGAACCCAGGACCCGGCCGTCTTCCAGGGCATGCTGGACGCCGCGGCTCAAGCACGCACCACCGAGGCTCGTGGTGAGGCGCCCCCGGTCCTGACCCTGTTCCCCGACACCGCCGAGCAGGCCCGCGCGCTCGGCGGAGAACACGGCGCCGAGGGCTTCGACTACTACCGCACCCCGCGAGCCGGGCACGCCCGCTCGGCGCGTTTCTTCACCTGGACCAGCATCGACAAGATGGCAACCTTCGACGCCTTCGCCCCGATCCCGCTGATCGGGCAACGTCCTCTCCTCATGACCGTCGGCACCCGCGCCGTCACCTCCTGGATGAGCGTCGAAGCGTTCCAGCGGGCCATCGGACCCAAGGAACTCCACTGGATCGACGGCGCAAGCCATGTCGACCTCTATGACAAGAAGCAGTACGTGGACCCCGCCATCGAGAAGCTCGCCGGTTTCTTCAGCGAGCACCTGGGCCAACGGTGA
- a CDS encoding helix-turn-helix domain-containing protein, with protein MTPAPAPRELGAFLKARRAQLAPQDLGLPETDSHRKVAGLRRQEVAQLAAISVDYYTRLEQGRVRASESVLATLARALRLDDDQQKYLYELAGRSDARPRRRRGPAQRMRPAMRRLLDQLTGTPAVVLGKRMDILAWNVAAAALFTDFSLTPPGRRNYVRLLFTDPVVRDMHREWEHDARDAVAALRMEAAADPDDPELAQLVGELSVQDADFRTWWAEHRVNNLSYGTKHYRHRLVGDLTLDCDVWSSPDGSGQRLMVLTAEPDTPSHDALRILTAWTAE; from the coding sequence ATGACTCCGGCACCCGCCCCCCGCGAGCTCGGAGCCTTCCTCAAGGCTCGCCGAGCCCAGCTTGCGCCGCAGGACCTGGGCCTGCCCGAGACGGACTCGCATCGCAAGGTCGCGGGACTGCGCCGCCAAGAGGTCGCCCAGCTCGCGGCCATCAGCGTCGACTACTACACCCGACTGGAACAGGGCCGCGTCCGAGCGTCCGAATCGGTGCTCGCGACCCTCGCCCGCGCGCTGCGCCTCGACGACGACCAGCAGAAGTACCTCTACGAACTGGCCGGCAGGTCCGACGCGCGGCCGCGCCGTCGGCGGGGGCCCGCGCAGCGCATGCGGCCCGCCATGCGGCGCCTGCTCGACCAGCTCACGGGGACCCCCGCCGTCGTCCTCGGCAAGCGGATGGACATCCTGGCCTGGAACGTTGCCGCCGCGGCCCTGTTCACCGACTTCTCGCTGACGCCACCAGGGCGGCGCAACTACGTCCGCCTGCTGTTCACCGACCCGGTCGTCCGCGATATGCATCGGGAGTGGGAGCACGACGCCCGCGACGCCGTCGCCGCGCTGCGCATGGAGGCCGCGGCGGACCCTGACGACCCCGAGCTGGCCCAGCTCGTCGGCGAGCTGTCCGTCCAGGACGCCGACTTCCGCACCTGGTGGGCCGAGCACCGGGTCAACAACCTCAGCTACGGCACCAAGCACTACCGGCATCGGCTGGTCGGTGACCTCACGCTGGACTGCGACGTCTGGAGCAGCCCCGACGGCTCAGGGCAGCGCCTCATGGTCCTCACCGCCGAGCCCGACACCCCGTCGCACGATGCGTTGCGCATCCTCACCGCCTGGACGGCCGAGTAA
- a CDS encoding M23 family metallopeptidase — protein MLTSLRKRHGLVFAIGAVCILVNRQGLGPLWFAGVILLMLGGLMRWHLWCKQRPPQGQTPVPVEVPVTGRWQALNGPGTKVPSHTHSHAQTYAIDLTHHPSAEATPPFRPLWPLGRRPHHYPAFGSSVLAPGDGVVVATTDRQRDHFSRTSLPGIAYLYLEGFIRSLGRPRHLWGNYLVLELDQGVYAGFGHLRRGSLRVAEGDRVTVGQQLAECGNSGNSSEPHLHFQLMSGPDSETAHGLPFAWRYRDDDGTEHDGVPKDGTYFTPPQPSSPSQ, from the coding sequence TTGTTGACGTCCCTGCGGAAACGACACGGCCTGGTCTTCGCCATCGGGGCGGTGTGCATCCTGGTGAACAGACAGGGTCTGGGTCCGCTCTGGTTCGCGGGCGTCATTCTTCTCATGCTCGGCGGGCTGATGCGCTGGCACCTGTGGTGCAAACAGCGCCCGCCACAAGGACAGACACCGGTCCCGGTCGAGGTGCCCGTGACCGGACGCTGGCAGGCCCTCAACGGCCCGGGCACGAAGGTGCCCAGCCACACGCACAGCCATGCGCAGACCTACGCCATCGACCTGACACACCACCCCTCGGCAGAAGCCACGCCACCGTTCCGCCCGCTCTGGCCGCTGGGCCGCCGCCCGCACCATTACCCCGCCTTCGGCAGCTCCGTCCTGGCCCCCGGCGACGGCGTGGTCGTGGCAACCACCGACCGCCAGCGCGATCACTTCTCCCGCACCTCGCTGCCCGGCATCGCCTACCTCTACCTGGAGGGCTTCATACGCAGTCTCGGCCGGCCCCGCCATCTATGGGGCAACTACCTCGTGCTCGAGCTGGACCAGGGCGTGTACGCGGGCTTCGGGCACCTCAGGCGCGGATCTCTCCGTGTGGCCGAGGGCGACCGGGTCACGGTCGGCCAGCAATTGGCCGAGTGCGGCAACTCCGGCAACTCCTCCGAGCCACATCTGCACTTCCAGCTCATGAGCGGACCCGATTCCGAGACCGCCCACGGTCTCCCCTTCGCATGGCGCTACCGCGACGACGACGGCACCGAACATGATGGAGTGCCCAAGGACGGCACCTACTTCACCCCGCCGCAGCCCTCCTCGCCGTCCCAGTGA
- a CDS encoding amidohydrolase family protein: protein MGRSLMLAQMSGVPPDERYLVGTRGVTEEEARGYVDRLIEDRDGRLDVREEALEWLGEQAGAGRIRLLGHDPSSPREIEELCDRGGSVAEFPTTTAAAKAAREHGMPVVMGAPNVLRGHSHNGNASGRELVGRGLVTALASDYLPSGLLSAALLLAEDGLASLPEAVGLVTGGAADVAGLPDRGRLAPGLRADLVLAEPGRPWPVVAAVLRAAWGASGGDAA, encoded by the coding sequence ATGGGTAGGAGCTTGATGCTCGCCCAGATGTCCGGCGTGCCACCAGACGAGCGGTATCTCGTCGGCACCCGCGGGGTCACCGAGGAGGAGGCCCGCGGCTACGTCGACCGGCTGATCGAGGACCGGGACGGCCGGCTCGACGTCCGCGAGGAGGCGCTGGAGTGGCTCGGTGAGCAGGCCGGGGCGGGCCGGATCCGGCTGCTCGGCCACGACCCCAGCTCGCCGCGGGAGATCGAGGAGCTGTGCGACCGGGGCGGCTCGGTCGCGGAGTTCCCCACCACGACGGCGGCCGCGAAGGCCGCACGCGAGCACGGCATGCCGGTCGTGATGGGCGCGCCGAACGTCCTGCGCGGCCACTCGCACAACGGCAACGCGTCCGGCCGTGAGCTGGTCGGCCGCGGCCTGGTCACCGCGCTCGCCTCCGACTACCTGCCGTCGGGGCTGCTCTCGGCGGCACTGCTGCTCGCCGAGGACGGGCTGGCGTCGCTGCCCGAGGCGGTCGGCCTGGTCACCGGCGGCGCCGCGGACGTGGCCGGTCTCCCGGACCGCGGCCGGCTGGCGCCGGGTCTGCGGGCCGATCTGGTGCTGGCCGAACCGGGCCGCCCCTGGCCCGTCGTCGCGGCCGTCCTGCGTGCGGCCTGGGGAGCCTCGGGAGGTGACGCGGCATGA
- a CDS encoding inositol monophosphatase family protein, translating into MSGRIPWPVPEPHLPSGVHPALAAATRAATDAFRAAREAYDRAELAEKVQVGADGTPTMRLDILVDTAIAEVVNAHRINLLSEELGHIDNGSAVTLVTDPVDGTANAASGVPLSAFAGVIAVDGVPTEALTSWLDTGRCWHTVAGRPSPYRTNGRTELDGAAVSLLRPQAHIADAWWRVATRAARIRILSTSCLEAVLVAEGSTDAFADAGSDTHRIVDLAAAMVTVPAAGGAVIDVHGRPLEIDPDLTRRWSGVVAATPRLAEELAETIRGTEDR; encoded by the coding sequence ATGAGCGGCCGGATCCCCTGGCCGGTGCCCGAACCGCACCTGCCCTCCGGCGTCCACCCGGCGCTGGCCGCGGCGACCCGGGCCGCCACGGACGCGTTCCGCGCCGCGCGCGAGGCGTACGACCGGGCCGAGCTGGCCGAGAAGGTGCAAGTCGGCGCGGACGGTACGCCCACGATGCGGCTGGACATCCTGGTGGACACCGCGATCGCCGAGGTCGTGAACGCCCACCGGATCAATCTGCTCAGCGAGGAACTGGGCCACATCGACAACGGCTCCGCCGTCACACTGGTCACCGACCCGGTGGACGGCACGGCGAACGCCGCCTCCGGTGTCCCCCTGTCGGCGTTCGCGGGCGTCATCGCGGTGGACGGGGTGCCGACGGAGGCGCTGACCAGCTGGCTGGACACCGGGCGCTGCTGGCACACGGTGGCGGGCCGGCCGTCGCCGTACCGCACAAACGGCCGTACGGAGCTGGACGGCGCGGCGGTGAGTCTGCTGCGGCCGCAGGCGCATATCGCCGACGCATGGTGGCGGGTGGCGACACGGGCGGCCAGGATCCGCATCCTGTCGACGAGTTGCCTGGAAGCGGTGCTGGTGGCCGAGGGGTCGACGGACGCGTTCGCCGACGCCGGCTCCGACACCCACCGGATCGTGGACCTGGCGGCCGCGATGGTGACGGTCCCCGCGGCGGGCGGCGCGGTGATCGATGTGCACGGCCGGCCGCTGGAGATCGACCCCGACCTCACCCGCCGCTGGTCGGGTGTGGTGGCGGCGACCCCGCGGCTCGCGGAGGAACTGGCGGAGACCATCCGCGGAACGGAGGACCGATGA
- a CDS encoding HD domain-containing protein: protein MTTGIPAAPLTGEELTALVDGLAGLPYGGEAVDQRTHALQTAWLARDAGADDELVVAAALHDIGRARPVRAEHPGLPHEVAGAEFARRRVSERAAWVIAQHVPAKRYLVATDPAYHALLSPASIASLKVQGGPMDEHEAAEFAAHPLSADAVALRRWDDAAKDPDGPRLTMPDLLAAHARCVAARRT from the coding sequence ATGACCACCGGAATTCCCGCTGCCCCGCTGACGGGCGAGGAGCTGACCGCACTCGTCGACGGCCTCGCGGGCCTGCCGTACGGCGGGGAGGCCGTCGACCAGCGGACCCACGCGCTGCAGACTGCGTGGCTGGCGAGGGACGCGGGCGCGGACGACGAGCTGGTGGTCGCCGCGGCGCTGCACGACATCGGCCGGGCCCGGCCGGTCCGGGCCGAACACCCGGGGCTGCCGCACGAGGTGGCGGGCGCCGAGTTCGCCCGGCGCCGGGTCAGCGAACGGGCGGCGTGGGTCATCGCCCAGCACGTACCGGCCAAGCGCTATCTGGTGGCGACCGATCCGGCGTACCACGCCCTGCTCAGCCCGGCGTCGATCGCGTCCCTCAAGGTCCAGGGCGGCCCGATGGACGAGCACGAGGCGGCGGAGTTCGCGGCGCACCCGCTGTCCGCGGACGCGGTCGCGCTGCGCCGCTGGGACGACGCGGCGAAGGATCCGGACGGCCCGCGGCTCACGATGCCGGACCTCCTCGCGGCCCACGCCCGCTGCGTCGCGGCGCGGCGGACCTGA
- a CDS encoding sensor histidine kinase gives MESPAVPLALRRVPATSRTRTWLPRWRGLGLRIRLTLAATLVTALGLCLAGALLVISQHASLIRSLDDSARQRALIIAAALDNGRAVQPLPASGTGDDVTQIVDHRGRVIAASGNVTGEPALFRTLKPGLSGEPSVRTAHGVPLGDQGTYRVATVSAGSTHAPETVYVGLATAQADHSVDELVAELAVGLPVLTALLAAAGWHITGRALVPVERLRRQAAEITATDLHRRLDLPPAADEMRRLGATLNDLLARLDEATAHQRQFVADAAHELRSPVAAVRAELETAARHPRTDFSARLPDLLEETVRLGRLIDDLVRLARLDATPATALTADVDLDDLVRAEVRRLHVRPGVAVVRGRIRPARVRGDADALSRAVRNLLDNAVRYARHRVEVTLDTAREEAVLSVRDDGAGIAPADRERVFERFTRLDDARSRDAGGSGLGLAIVRDVTTHHGGRVAVEGDGPGARLVLRLPLAM, from the coding sequence ATGGAGTCCCCCGCCGTGCCCCTGGCCCTCCGCAGGGTCCCGGCGACATCACGGACGCGCACCTGGCTCCCCCGTTGGCGCGGGTTGGGCCTGCGGATACGGCTGACACTCGCCGCCACGCTCGTCACCGCGCTCGGTCTGTGCCTGGCGGGCGCGCTGCTGGTGATCAGCCAGCACGCCTCGCTCATCCGCAGCCTGGACGACAGCGCCCGGCAGCGTGCGCTGATCATCGCAGCCGCCCTGGACAACGGCCGGGCGGTGCAGCCGCTGCCCGCCTCCGGCACCGGTGACGACGTGACCCAGATCGTCGACCACCGGGGCCGGGTGATCGCGGCGTCCGGGAACGTTACGGGGGAACCCGCGCTGTTCCGGACGCTGAAACCGGGCCTCAGCGGCGAACCGTCGGTGCGCACCGCCCACGGGGTGCCGCTGGGCGACCAGGGGACCTACCGTGTCGCCACCGTGTCGGCCGGGTCGACGCACGCCCCCGAGACCGTGTACGTGGGGCTTGCCACCGCCCAGGCCGACCACAGCGTGGATGAGCTCGTCGCCGAACTGGCCGTGGGCCTTCCGGTACTGACGGCCCTGCTCGCCGCCGCCGGATGGCATATCACCGGGCGGGCGCTGGTGCCGGTGGAGCGGCTGCGCCGCCAGGCCGCCGAGATCACCGCCACCGATCTGCACCGCCGGCTGGATCTGCCACCGGCCGCCGACGAGATGAGGCGGCTGGGGGCCACCCTCAACGATCTGCTGGCCCGGCTCGACGAGGCCACTGCCCATCAGCGGCAGTTCGTGGCCGACGCCGCGCATGAGCTGCGCAGCCCGGTGGCTGCCGTACGGGCCGAACTCGAGACCGCCGCCCGCCACCCCCGCACCGACTTCTCGGCCCGGCTGCCCGATCTGCTGGAGGAGACGGTCCGGCTCGGCCGGCTCATCGACGACCTCGTACGGCTGGCCCGTCTGGACGCCACTCCGGCTACCGCGCTCACGGCCGATGTCGACCTGGACGACCTGGTGCGGGCCGAGGTGCGGCGCCTGCACGTCCGCCCCGGTGTGGCCGTCGTCCGCGGCCGCATCCGCCCCGCCCGTGTCCGCGGGGACGCGGACGCCCTCTCCCGGGCCGTGCGCAATCTGCTCGACAATGCCGTCCGGTATGCCCGCCACCGGGTGGAGGTCACCCTGGACACCGCGCGTGAGGAGGCGGTGCTGAGTGTCCGGGACGACGGCGCCGGTATCGCACCCGCCGACCGAGAGCGGGTCTTCGAACGGTTCACCCGGCTGGATGACGCCCGCAGCCGGGACGCCGGCGGCTCCGGGCTGGGGCTGGCCATCGTGCGGGACGTGACCACTCATCATGGCGGCCGGGTGGCGGTGGAGGGCGACGGCCCGGGGGCCCGGCTGGTCCTGCGGCTGCCACTGGCGATGTAA
- a CDS encoding response regulator transcription factor: MRVLVVEDHPMLGRALVHGLTTEGFAVDLATDGAEGLYRVGETPYDAIVLDIMLPRVNGYDVCRRLRAAKDWTPVLMLTAKDGEYDEADGLDIGADDYLTKPFSYVVLTARLHALIRRGHIPRPPVLSVGDLLLDPGGRTCVRAGTPIELTTREFSLLEYLVRHEGQVVSKQEILTHVWAEHFDLDPNVVEVYIGYLRRKIDTPFRVRSIETVRGAGYRLAADGR, encoded by the coding sequence ATGCGTGTCCTCGTCGTCGAAGACCATCCCATGCTGGGGCGCGCCCTGGTCCATGGGCTCACCACCGAGGGATTCGCCGTGGACCTCGCCACCGACGGGGCGGAGGGGCTGTACAGAGTCGGCGAGACCCCCTATGACGCCATCGTGCTGGACATCATGCTGCCGCGGGTCAATGGTTACGACGTGTGCAGGCGGCTCCGGGCCGCCAAGGACTGGACCCCCGTGCTGATGCTCACCGCCAAGGACGGCGAATACGACGAGGCCGACGGGCTGGACATCGGCGCGGACGACTACCTCACCAAACCCTTTTCCTACGTCGTCCTGACCGCCCGGCTGCACGCCCTGATCCGGCGCGGCCACATTCCCAGACCCCCGGTCCTGAGCGTCGGGGACCTCCTCCTGGACCCGGGGGGCCGCACCTGTGTGCGCGCCGGAACTCCCATCGAGCTGACCACCCGGGAGTTCTCGCTGCTCGAATATCTGGTACGCCACGAGGGCCAGGTGGTGAGCAAACAGGAGATCCTCACCCATGTCTGGGCCGAGCACTTTGATCTGGACCCCAATGTCGTCGAGGTCTACATCGGCTATCTGCGACGCAAGATCGACACTCCCTTCAGGGTGCGGTCCATCGAAACCGTCCGCGGGGCGGGATACCGCCTAGCGGCCGACGGCAGGTGA
- a CDS encoding sensor histidine kinase, whose translation MRQRVMRVAVVAVLVALVLLATPLALGIQTSFFADERAELERVALAAAIHVPPQFVAGDQVELPAHERGTDVGVYDLSGRLRDGSGPRKADAIARAAQGGSVARGRAGHQIVVAVPIATGEQVIGVVRASTGTSEVWYRVILAWLGLAGTALVALVTAVVVAHRQARTLTAPLEALSEKAGAVADGDLTARAEGSAIAEIDQVARTQNTMVEHLAQWLEHERHFTSNASHQLRTSLAGLQLGLDAAAADPDADLRAAVTEALEQVRHLQQTVDDVLRLARASHPGVPATARPTAEVVEGVERRWHGTFAAEGRRLDFGVEPGGEDLWIPDRTAEQILDVLLDNALRHGRGAVEVTVREMGVAVAVDVSDEGSLTLGRRAVFERGATTSRAGSGIGLTLAREMAEVAGGRLTLARTAPTTFTLLLPVTEPPPPPE comes from the coding sequence ATGAGACAGCGTGTGATGCGGGTGGCCGTGGTGGCGGTGCTGGTGGCACTCGTCCTCCTCGCTACGCCGCTGGCGCTCGGGATCCAGACGTCCTTCTTCGCGGACGAGCGCGCTGAGCTGGAACGCGTGGCCCTGGCGGCCGCCATCCATGTGCCCCCGCAGTTCGTGGCGGGCGACCAGGTGGAACTCCCCGCCCATGAGCGGGGAACCGATGTCGGGGTGTACGACCTCTCCGGGCGGCTGCGCGACGGCAGCGGTCCCAGGAAGGCGGACGCGATCGCCCGGGCGGCCCAGGGCGGGTCGGTGGCCCGGGGGCGCGCCGGCCACCAGATCGTGGTGGCCGTGCCCATAGCGACCGGGGAGCAGGTGATCGGTGTGGTCCGCGCCTCGACCGGGACATCTGAGGTCTGGTATCGCGTCATCCTGGCTTGGCTCGGCCTGGCCGGCACCGCCCTGGTGGCGCTGGTCACGGCCGTCGTAGTGGCACACCGGCAGGCGCGCACGCTCACCGCACCGTTGGAGGCGCTCTCGGAGAAGGCCGGAGCGGTGGCGGACGGGGATCTGACCGCGCGCGCCGAAGGCAGCGCGATCGCCGAGATCGACCAGGTGGCGCGTACCCAGAACACCATGGTCGAGCATCTGGCTCAATGGCTCGAGCACGAGCGCCACTTCACCTCCAACGCCTCCCATCAGCTGCGCACCTCGCTGGCCGGTCTGCAGTTGGGTCTGGACGCGGCCGCCGCCGATCCCGACGCGGATCTGCGAGCGGCGGTGACAGAGGCACTGGAGCAGGTCCGGCATCTTCAGCAGACTGTGGACGACGTGCTCCGGCTGGCCAGGGCGTCACACCCCGGCGTTCCCGCGACCGCCCGGCCCACCGCCGAGGTGGTCGAGGGAGTGGAGCGCCGCTGGCACGGCACATTCGCCGCCGAGGGCCGTCGTCTGGACTTCGGTGTCGAGCCCGGCGGGGAAGATCTGTGGATCCCCGACCGCACCGCCGAACAGATCCTGGACGTCCTGCTGGACAACGCCCTGCGCCACGGCCGCGGCGCGGTCGAGGTCACGGTGCGCGAGATGGGCGTCGCGGTCGCCGTGGACGTGTCCGATGAGGGCTCGCTGACGCTCGGCCGGCGGGCCGTCTTCGAGCGGGGGGCGACGACATCGCGAGCCGGCAGTGGCATCGGGCTGACGCTGGCGCGGGAAATGGCCGAGGTGGCCGGAGGGCGGCTCACCCTCGCCCGGACGGCGCCCACCACCTTCACCCTGCTGCTGCCGGTCACGGAGCCACCGCCGCCACCGGAGTGA
- a CDS encoding ABC transporter ATP-binding protein yields MTTASTAAARADGATALEARELYRFFRTGEEETLALRGVSLHVQRGETVAVVGPSGSGKSTLLACLAGLDEPAGGYVHVGGERISHRPEAQRARLRARRIGVLLQSGNLIAHLDVRENIRLAQAAAGRRRGDASDIAALLDGVALRGRAHALPHQLAGGELARAGLAVALANDPDVLLADEPTGELDGRTEQRVLDLLKSRAAAGRGVLVVTHNTEVVGFADRVLVLRDGRIQP; encoded by the coding sequence ATGACCACCGCCTCCACGGCAGCCGCCCGGGCCGACGGGGCGACCGCCCTCGAGGCCAGGGAGCTCTACCGGTTCTTCCGCACCGGCGAGGAGGAGACCCTCGCGCTGCGCGGGGTGTCCCTCCATGTCCAGCGCGGCGAGACCGTCGCCGTCGTCGGGCCTTCCGGTTCGGGCAAGTCCACCCTGCTGGCGTGCCTGGCCGGGCTGGACGAACCGGCCGGAGGTTATGTCCACGTCGGCGGGGAGCGGATCAGCCATCGCCCCGAGGCCCAGCGGGCCCGGCTGCGCGCCCGCCGCATCGGTGTCCTGCTGCAGTCCGGCAACCTCATCGCCCACCTGGACGTGCGGGAGAACATCCGCCTCGCCCAGGCGGCCGCCGGACGGCGCCGTGGCGATGCGTCCGATATCGCCGCCCTGCTCGACGGGGTGGCCCTGCGCGGTCGGGCCCACGCCCTGCCGCATCAGCTGGCCGGCGGTGAACTGGCCCGCGCGGGGCTGGCCGTCGCCCTGGCCAACGACCCCGATGTGCTCCTCGCCGACGAGCCCACCGGCGAACTGGACGGGCGGACCGAACAGCGCGTACTCGACCTGCTCAAGAGCCGGGCCGCCGCCGGCCGTGGCGTTCTGGTCGTCACCCACAACACCGAGGTCGTCGGCTTCGCCGACCGTGTGCTCGTCCTGCGCGACGGAAGGATCCAGCCGTGA
- a CDS encoding ABC transporter ATP-binding protein, which yields MNAPGTGAPFIDTLIDCRDAARTYGQGEHAVVAVHGATCQVRAGDRIAIMGPSGSGKSTLLHLMAGLERPTSGEIAWPALGRPATARDIGVVFQSPSLIPALDVMENAALPLVLSGASESEARRRALSALDAVGVVDLADKLPEELSGGQAQRVAVARVLALRPRVVLADEPTGQLDRATGRLVVDVLLDTAAELGAALVVTTHDATVGERLNERWPMHEGRLAATGPAPAASGPRTAPRARPNATQGETS from the coding sequence GTGAACGCCCCCGGCACCGGCGCCCCCTTCATCGACACCCTCATCGACTGCCGCGACGCCGCCCGCACCTATGGCCAGGGCGAGCACGCCGTCGTGGCGGTGCACGGCGCCACCTGCCAGGTGCGAGCCGGCGACCGTATCGCCATCATGGGCCCCTCCGGGTCCGGCAAGTCCACGCTGCTGCATCTGATGGCCGGACTGGAGCGGCCCACCAGCGGAGAGATCGCCTGGCCCGCCCTTGGCCGCCCCGCCACGGCCCGGGACATCGGCGTGGTCTTCCAGTCCCCGAGCCTGATCCCGGCCCTCGACGTGATGGAGAACGCCGCACTGCCGCTGGTCCTGTCGGGCGCCTCGGAGTCCGAAGCCCGCCGCCGCGCGCTGTCCGCCCTCGACGCCGTCGGCGTCGTGGACCTCGCCGACAAGCTGCCCGAGGAACTCTCCGGTGGACAGGCGCAGCGGGTGGCGGTGGCCCGGGTGCTCGCCCTACGCCCGAGGGTGGTCCTCGCCGACGAACCCACCGGACAGCTCGACCGCGCCACCGGACGCCTTGTGGTGGACGTCCTGCTGGACACGGCGGCCGAACTGGGCGCCGCGCTCGTGGTGACCACCCACGATGCCACCGTCGGCGAACGCCTCAACGAGCGCTGGCCCATGCACGAGGGGCGGCTGGCCGCCACGGGCCCCGCCCCCGCCGCCTCCGGACCGCGCACCGCGCCCCGGGCGCGGCCGAACGCGACTCAAGGAGAGACGTCGTGA